From the Paenibacillus sp. FSL H8-0548 genome, one window contains:
- a CDS encoding VWA domain-containing protein — translation MKQILLITDGCSNVGLSPVVAAAHAYSDGISVNVVGVLDHGDVGELGAAEIDEIARAGGGLSRMVNTRQLSQTVQMMTRKTVVQTIQLAVQKELKHVLGNDSIEALPPEKRGEVVRVIDELGESSSLQVALLIDASASMKPKLAAVEEAIRDLMLSLQARQGKSEISVFHFPGSRHGDDCIMDLGWTDHLNGVNGIFPRLQMGGTTPTGPAIMHVIDFYRQGNYGRQSRDETDGMMSGYVV, via the coding sequence ATGAAACAAATATTATTAATTACGGATGGTTGCTCCAATGTAGGGCTTAGTCCGGTGGTGGCGGCTGCGCATGCCTATTCGGACGGCATTTCGGTTAATGTGGTGGGTGTACTCGATCATGGCGATGTGGGCGAGCTGGGTGCGGCGGAAATTGATGAGATCGCACGTGCGGGCGGAGGGCTGAGCAGAATGGTGAATACGCGTCAGCTCTCGCAGACGGTGCAGATGATGACGCGCAAGACAGTGGTGCAGACCATTCAGCTGGCAGTACAGAAGGAGCTAAAGCATGTGCTGGGCAATGATTCCATTGAAGCACTGCCCCCAGAGAAGCGAGGAGAGGTCGTACGTGTGATAGATGAGCTGGGAGAGAGCTCTAGTCTTCAGGTGGCCCTTCTTATTGATGCAAGCGCGAGCATGAAGCCTAAGCTGGCGGCGGTTGAGGAGGCCATACGCGATCTTATGCTGAGCCTGCAGGCTAGGCAAGGGAAAAGTGAAATTTCTGTTTTTCACTTTCCAGGCTCCAGACATGGAGATGATTGCATTATGGATTTAGGCTGGACGGATCATTTGAATGGCGTGAACGGGATATTTCCTAGGTTGCAAATGGGGGGGACAACGCCTACAGGTCCAGCGATTATGCATGTGATTGATTTTTATCGCCAAGGCAATTATGGTAGACAGAGCAGAGATGAAACGGATGGGATGATGAGTGGCTACGTCGTTTAA